The following proteins are encoded in a genomic region of Ostrea edulis chromosome 7, xbOstEdul1.1, whole genome shotgun sequence:
- the LOC125656904 gene encoding cysteine-rich DPF motif domain-containing protein 1-like isoform X2, with the protein MNTGKQTLVEPVLDITEAQSFPMAYSNIEKEENSEKPKEIFVCQNCRFSVPYDYFGRRPPFSKSFVLMEEAFVMKDPFSADGGMITLGSNCSSCGAIVCLSQDCSLFYTKRFCLPCVKRNLRDFPSEIIEEMKRKRKE; encoded by the exons ATGAATACGGGAAAACAAACGCTGGTCGAACCGGTTTTGGATATTACCGAGGCTCAATCTTTTCCGATGGCATATAGCAACATTGAGAAGGAGGAAAACTCGGAAAAGCCGAAGGAAATCTTTGTCTGTCAGAATTGCAGATTTTCTGTTCCTTATGATTACTTCGGAAGAAGACCCCCGTTTTCCAAATCCTTTGT gTTGATGGAGGAGGCCTTTGTGATGAAAGACCCATTTAGTGCTGATGGAGGGATGATTACTCTGGGCTCCAACTGCAGTAGTTGTGGAGCCATAGTCTGTTTATCACAG GACTGCAGTCTATTTTACACAAAACGTTTTTGTTTACCATGTGTGAAAAGAAACTTAAGGGATTTCCCATCAGAAATAATAGAG
- the LOC125656902 gene encoding uncharacterized protein LOC125656902 isoform X1, with protein sequence MFTMNEAITRASITRYVKFSFISVRGHVKTIPGMEQLVKQQNQEMRGKKYMRQPSQPKVLYKEFSRPVRAANYLENRLMMERIAKAAHFSKRNQFKYDRELDDLHQLEKTLTVKSLDFDGEEFHRNHEKRRHFPFISVPTVEDVLNRVPNNCVLEFGPGNQIINKNPKSRRQDFVQQLGNDRKHLTRHGRQKNEVHSKYTKYFRSQSACHRSTKTKSIHQRRPNTSRIHTVREPEAPRDFSPRSQTLNRLTVNVTSANRPMSNVSRGRQSDVPEPDYVANECDVVSEDGHKSKSYRTLKEMYTYKEDNEPPIPDKKIESLKRMKAKEKITFQHLDNRVKAFSKKLFKTKNVL encoded by the exons ATGTTTACGATGAATGAAGCGATAACACGAGCCAGTATCACTAGATACGTAAAGTTTTCATTCATCTCAGTTAGAGGGCATGTCAAAACAATACCAGG GATGGAACAGTTAGTGAAACAACAAAACCAGGAAATGCGCGGGAAAAAATACATGCGTCAGCCTTCTCAACCAAAAGTCCTATATAAGGAATTCAGTCGACCAGTGCGGGCGGCTAACTATTTAGAAAACCGTTTGATGATGGAACGGATAGCAAAAGCTGCACATTTTAGCAAACGCAATCAATTCAAATATGACCGTGAGCTAGACGACCTCCATCAACTCGAAAAAACATTGACTGTTAAATCTCTTGATTTTGACGGTGAAGAATTTCACAGGAATCACGAAAAACGACGTCACTTCCCGTTCATTAGCGTTCCCACGGTAGAGGATGTTCTTAACCGAGTTCCTAACAACTGTGTCCTGGAGTTCGGTCCTGGGAACCAGATCATCAATAAAAACCCCAAAAGCAGAAGGCAAGATTTCGTCCAACAATTGGGAAACGATAGGAAACATTTGACGAGGCATGGGAGACAGAAAAATGAAGTTCATTCTAAGTATACTAAGTATTTCAGGTCTCAATCAGCTTGTCATCGGTCAACCAAAACTAAATCCATTCATCAGCGTCGTCCCAACACTAGCAGAATCCACACAGTGCGGGAACCGGAAGCACCTCGGGATTTTTCTCCCAGAAGCCAGACATTAAATAGACTGACCGTGAATGTAACGTCTGCTAATCGTCCAATGTCGAATGTATCGCGAGGTAGACAAAGTGATGTTCCGGAACCAGATTATGTCGCAAACGAGTGTGACGTGGTCAGTGAAGATGGACACAAGTCGAAATCGTACCGGACTCTGAAGGAGATGTACACCTATAAGGAGGACAATGAACCGCCAATACCGGACAAGAAAATCGAGTCTTTGAAGAGAATGAAAGCAAAGGAAAAAATTACatttcaacatttagataatcgTGTGAAGGCGTTTTCGAAAAAGTTATTCAAAACAAAGAATGTATTATGA
- the LOC125656902 gene encoding uncharacterized protein LOC125656902 isoform X3 → MEQLVKQQNQEMRGKKYMRQPSQPKVLYKEFSRPVRAANYLENRLMMERIAKAAHFSKRNQFKYDRELDDLHQLEKTLTVKSLDFDGEEFHRNHEKRRHFPFISVPTVEDVLNRVPNNCVLEFGPGNQIINKNPKSRRQDFVQQLGNDRKHLTRHGRQKNEVHSKYTKYFRSQSACHRSTKTKSIHQRRPNTSRIHTVREPEAPRDFSPRSQTLNRLTVNVTSANRPMSNVSRGRQSDVPEPDYVANECDVVSEDGHKSKSYRTLKEMYTYKEDNEPPIPDKKIESLKRMKAKEKITFQHLDNRVKAFSKKLFKTKNVL, encoded by the coding sequence ATGGAACAGTTAGTGAAACAACAAAACCAGGAAATGCGCGGGAAAAAATACATGCGTCAGCCTTCTCAACCAAAAGTCCTATATAAGGAATTCAGTCGACCAGTGCGGGCGGCTAACTATTTAGAAAACCGTTTGATGATGGAACGGATAGCAAAAGCTGCACATTTTAGCAAACGCAATCAATTCAAATATGACCGTGAGCTAGACGACCTCCATCAACTCGAAAAAACATTGACTGTTAAATCTCTTGATTTTGACGGTGAAGAATTTCACAGGAATCACGAAAAACGACGTCACTTCCCGTTCATTAGCGTTCCCACGGTAGAGGATGTTCTTAACCGAGTTCCTAACAACTGTGTCCTGGAGTTCGGTCCTGGGAACCAGATCATCAATAAAAACCCCAAAAGCAGAAGGCAAGATTTCGTCCAACAATTGGGAAACGATAGGAAACATTTGACGAGGCATGGGAGACAGAAAAATGAAGTTCATTCTAAGTATACTAAGTATTTCAGGTCTCAATCAGCTTGTCATCGGTCAACCAAAACTAAATCCATTCATCAGCGTCGTCCCAACACTAGCAGAATCCACACAGTGCGGGAACCGGAAGCACCTCGGGATTTTTCTCCCAGAAGCCAGACATTAAATAGACTGACCGTGAATGTAACGTCTGCTAATCGTCCAATGTCGAATGTATCGCGAGGTAGACAAAGTGATGTTCCGGAACCAGATTATGTCGCAAACGAGTGTGACGTGGTCAGTGAAGATGGACACAAGTCGAAATCGTACCGGACTCTGAAGGAGATGTACACCTATAAGGAGGACAATGAACCGCCAATACCGGACAAGAAAATCGAGTCTTTGAAGAGAATGAAAGCAAAGGAAAAAATTACatttcaacatttagataatcgTGTGAAGGCGTTTTCGAAAAAGTTATTCAAAACAAAGAATGTATTATGA
- the LOC125656902 gene encoding uncharacterized protein LOC125656902 isoform X2, whose amino-acid sequence MYMQRVITRGHGNHSLVHDHAGARYRMEQLVKQQNQEMRGKKYMRQPSQPKVLYKEFSRPVRAANYLENRLMMERIAKAAHFSKRNQFKYDRELDDLHQLEKTLTVKSLDFDGEEFHRNHEKRRHFPFISVPTVEDVLNRVPNNCVLEFGPGNQIINKNPKSRRQDFVQQLGNDRKHLTRHGRQKNEVHSKYTKYFRSQSACHRSTKTKSIHQRRPNTSRIHTVREPEAPRDFSPRSQTLNRLTVNVTSANRPMSNVSRGRQSDVPEPDYVANECDVVSEDGHKSKSYRTLKEMYTYKEDNEPPIPDKKIESLKRMKAKEKITFQHLDNRVKAFSKKLFKTKNVL is encoded by the exons ATGTACATGCAGAGAGTGATCACTCGTGGCCATGGTAACCATTCCTTGGTACATGATCATGCAGGAGCACGGTATAg GATGGAACAGTTAGTGAAACAACAAAACCAGGAAATGCGCGGGAAAAAATACATGCGTCAGCCTTCTCAACCAAAAGTCCTATATAAGGAATTCAGTCGACCAGTGCGGGCGGCTAACTATTTAGAAAACCGTTTGATGATGGAACGGATAGCAAAAGCTGCACATTTTAGCAAACGCAATCAATTCAAATATGACCGTGAGCTAGACGACCTCCATCAACTCGAAAAAACATTGACTGTTAAATCTCTTGATTTTGACGGTGAAGAATTTCACAGGAATCACGAAAAACGACGTCACTTCCCGTTCATTAGCGTTCCCACGGTAGAGGATGTTCTTAACCGAGTTCCTAACAACTGTGTCCTGGAGTTCGGTCCTGGGAACCAGATCATCAATAAAAACCCCAAAAGCAGAAGGCAAGATTTCGTCCAACAATTGGGAAACGATAGGAAACATTTGACGAGGCATGGGAGACAGAAAAATGAAGTTCATTCTAAGTATACTAAGTATTTCAGGTCTCAATCAGCTTGTCATCGGTCAACCAAAACTAAATCCATTCATCAGCGTCGTCCCAACACTAGCAGAATCCACACAGTGCGGGAACCGGAAGCACCTCGGGATTTTTCTCCCAGAAGCCAGACATTAAATAGACTGACCGTGAATGTAACGTCTGCTAATCGTCCAATGTCGAATGTATCGCGAGGTAGACAAAGTGATGTTCCGGAACCAGATTATGTCGCAAACGAGTGTGACGTGGTCAGTGAAGATGGACACAAGTCGAAATCGTACCGGACTCTGAAGGAGATGTACACCTATAAGGAGGACAATGAACCGCCAATACCGGACAAGAAAATCGAGTCTTTGAAGAGAATGAAAGCAAAGGAAAAAATTACatttcaacatttagataatcgTGTGAAGGCGTTTTCGAAAAAGTTATTCAAAACAAAGAATGTATTATGA